From Myxococcales bacterium, the proteins below share one genomic window:
- the argC gene encoding N-acetyl-gamma-glutamyl-phosphate reductase, with product MAKRFKAAVIGGSGYGGGELVRRLLLHPEVELVRVASVDFVGEPLSAAHPNLEGRTDLVFEGLTPAEAAKGMDVVLLGLPHKVSATKMPELLESGAKIVDLSGDFRLRDPAAYKRYYHADHPCPDKLSGTFVYGLPELHRERIKAARYVASPGCFATTIELALLPLAKKGLLRGPVEVVGITGSSGSGVVPSAGTHHPVRAVNLRTYKPLDHQHIPEIVQTLEDAGAKDLTLRFVPVSAPLSRGIFVTCFAHVEGATKEDLRALYKETYAAEPFVRVPAKRLPEVAAVSGTNYAEVGFEVGSDGAEPGKSVVACFAATDNLIKGGAGQAIQSMNLVLGLDERLSLEDPGGYP from the coding sequence ATGGCAAAACGATTCAAGGCCGCCGTCATCGGTGGCAGTGGTTACGGCGGCGGGGAGCTCGTGCGACGGCTCTTGCTCCACCCCGAGGTCGAGCTCGTTCGTGTCGCGTCGGTCGACTTCGTCGGCGAGCCGCTTTCGGCGGCGCACCCGAACCTCGAGGGGCGCACCGATCTCGTCTTCGAGGGCCTCACGCCGGCCGAGGCGGCGAAGGGCATGGACGTCGTGCTCCTCGGGCTGCCGCACAAGGTGTCGGCCACGAAGATGCCCGAGCTGCTCGAGTCGGGCGCGAAGATCGTCGACCTCTCGGGCGACTTTCGCCTCCGCGATCCCGCAGCGTACAAGCGCTACTACCACGCCGATCACCCCTGCCCCGACAAGCTCTCCGGCACGTTCGTCTACGGCCTCCCCGAGCTCCACCGCGAGCGCATCAAGGCCGCGCGCTACGTCGCCTCGCCAGGTTGCTTCGCGACCACGATCGAGCTCGCGCTGCTCCCGCTCGCCAAGAAGGGCCTCCTGCGGGGCCCCGTCGAGGTCGTCGGCATCACCGGCTCGTCGGGGAGCGGGGTCGTGCCGAGCGCGGGCACGCACCACCCGGTTCGTGCGGTGAACCTCCGCACCTACAAACCGCTCGATCACCAGCACATCCCCGAGATCGTGCAGACCCTCGAGGACGCAGGCGCGAAGGATCTCACCCTCCGCTTCGTGCCCGTGAGCGCGCCGCTCTCGCGCGGCATCTTCGTCACGTGCTTCGCCCACGTCGAAGGCGCGACGAAAGAGGACCTCCGTGCACTCTACAAGGAAACGTACGCCGCCGAGCCGTTCGTGCGCGTGCCCGCGAAGCGCCTGCCCGAGGTGGCGGCGGTCTCGGGCACGAACTACGCCGAGGTCGGCTTCGAGGTGGGCTCGGACGGCGCCGAGCCGGGCAAGAGCGTGGTGGCGTGCTTCGCCGCTACGGACAACCTCATCAAGGGCGGCGCCGGGCAAGCCATCCAGTCGATGAACCTCGTGCTCGGCCTCGACGAGCGCCTCTCGCTCGAAGATCCCGGCGGGTACCCATGA
- a CDS encoding right-handed parallel beta-helix repeat-containing protein codes for MRKALFFGGVALGVGWVGAAASGCSELELPSTLADAAATVACAPGEDCVKPPPCKDPVMFVSPKGDDKNDGCSKDKPKATIKSAVEAVTAARVGVAPADAGPDAAVTNRYDIKVCAGTYKEQNLVVGHPMNLRGGYDCGSFERAPDFGYEKGFPATNETIIQNGAYTKDNIQALAYAIRREGTRIDRDVVLEGFTIDGGGGTSGSVGLVISDGTAPTILNNKIKGGAGVCDNGFGSMAVWVVEGSPRFFHNDIHGGTGKCLDPAMPSPGNGIGTGSYGMYLQGAGDIDVEENKISGGSGNGADGAVAITVASVGGRHITKNFITWDEPRTDANGYTAAAGILAVGETDLIITDNVIKGGMTKCWESCLSWGILASESERLRIERNRVYGGDVFMDPPSKEGNPDRSQVFVRGIRVDRSRDALIANNMVHSGGLLTQTESPGVKTTQDRFYNERNATGLMLDDRGLGARLIHNTVITVSGDPARTGDVGSQKGGTGWDIVRPFYLAIGYEKAIIQKNLLIAHGGGPESNSSFGFTLVEADNSVELAEDNAFVNFTGPALIAIHASPGPGIESPPTEIYRALKDVVPYNPQTKTGVGGTFRNNKFIRSSCAGDPDCVQDAQYDGKWGAVGLVIDGQMTEPDQGTQELFRAGWKLKPSVLGLLKTGAGQPSPLVPKDYYGTTRSAPVAYGAHELD; via the coding sequence ATGCGGAAGGCTCTTTTCTTCGGTGGTGTTGCCCTCGGCGTCGGGTGGGTGGGCGCGGCCGCCTCCGGCTGCTCGGAGCTCGAGCTCCCCTCGACGCTGGCCGACGCGGCCGCCACGGTGGCGTGCGCCCCGGGCGAAGACTGCGTGAAGCCCCCGCCCTGCAAAGACCCGGTGATGTTCGTCTCGCCGAAGGGCGACGACAAGAACGACGGCTGCTCGAAGGACAAGCCCAAGGCCACCATCAAGAGCGCGGTCGAGGCCGTCACCGCCGCGCGTGTGGGCGTGGCCCCGGCCGACGCGGGCCCCGACGCGGCCGTCACCAACCGCTACGACATCAAAGTGTGCGCGGGCACCTACAAGGAGCAGAACCTCGTCGTCGGTCACCCGATGAACCTCCGCGGCGGCTACGACTGCGGCTCCTTCGAGCGAGCGCCCGACTTCGGCTACGAGAAGGGCTTCCCCGCCACCAACGAGACCATCATCCAGAACGGCGCCTACACGAAGGACAACATCCAGGCGCTCGCGTACGCCATTCGCCGCGAAGGCACGCGCATCGATCGCGACGTCGTCCTCGAGGGCTTCACGATCGACGGCGGCGGCGGCACGTCCGGCTCGGTGGGGCTCGTCATCTCCGATGGCACCGCACCGACCATCCTGAACAACAAAATCAAGGGCGGCGCAGGCGTCTGCGACAACGGCTTCGGCAGCATGGCCGTCTGGGTCGTCGAGGGCTCGCCGCGCTTCTTCCACAACGACATCCACGGCGGCACCGGGAAGTGCCTCGACCCGGCCATGCCTTCGCCCGGAAACGGAATAGGTACGGGCAGTTACGGCATGTACCTGCAGGGCGCGGGCGACATCGACGTCGAAGAGAACAAAATCTCCGGCGGCTCGGGCAACGGGGCCGACGGCGCGGTGGCGATCACGGTCGCGTCGGTGGGCGGGCGGCACATCACGAAGAACTTCATTACGTGGGACGAGCCCCGCACCGACGCGAACGGCTACACGGCCGCGGCCGGCATCCTCGCGGTCGGCGAGACGGATCTCATCATCACCGACAACGTGATCAAGGGCGGCATGACGAAGTGCTGGGAGTCGTGCCTCTCATGGGGCATCCTCGCGAGCGAGTCGGAGCGCCTCCGCATCGAACGGAACCGCGTCTACGGCGGCGACGTCTTCATGGACCCTCCGTCGAAAGAGGGGAACCCCGACCGCAGCCAGGTCTTCGTCCGCGGCATCCGCGTCGACCGCTCGCGCGACGCGCTCATCGCGAACAACATGGTCCACTCGGGCGGGCTCCTCACGCAGACCGAGTCCCCCGGCGTGAAGACGACCCAAGATCGCTTCTACAACGAGCGCAACGCCACGGGGCTCATGCTCGACGACCGCGGGCTCGGCGCACGGTTGATCCACAACACGGTCATCACCGTCTCTGGGGATCCTGCGCGGACGGGCGACGTGGGCTCGCAGAAGGGCGGAACGGGGTGGGACATCGTGCGCCCCTTCTATCTGGCCATCGGGTACGAGAAGGCGATCATCCAGAAGAACCTCCTCATTGCCCATGGAGGAGGACCGGAGTCGAACAGCTCGTTCGGGTTCACCCTGGTCGAGGCCGACAACAGCGTCGAGCTCGCCGAGGACAACGCGTTCGTGAACTTCACGGGGCCTGCGCTCATCGCCATTCACGCGTCGCCTGGCCCCGGCATCGAGTCTCCCCCCACCGAGATCTACCGCGCCCTGAAGGATGTCGTCCCGTACAACCCGCAGACGAAGACCGGCGTCGGCGGCACCTTCCGCAACAACAAGTTCATTCGCTCGAGCTGCGCCGGCGATCCCGATTGCGTGCAGGATGCACAATACGACGGGAAGTGGGGCGCGGTGGGCCTCGTCATCGACGGCCAAATGACCGAGCCCGATCAGGGCACCCAAGAGCTCTTTCGCGCCGGATGGAAGCTCAAGCCGAGCGTGCTCGGGCTGCTCAAGACGGGCGCGGGACAGCCTTCGCCGCTCGTCCCGAAGGACTACTACGGGACGACGCGGTCGGCGCCCGTGGCGTAC
- the argB gene encoding acetylglutamate kinase: MSAPSIEKGRAVVVKLGGEVVRGKHLAAIGHDLAEIAKVRPVLVVHGGGPQATELQKKLGQSPNIVAGRRITDDATLDVMKMTVAGQVNVDLCRALLGAGARPVGLSGASSCVITAKKRPPRVVDGGGPDPIDFGHVGDVTGLGEHLLGTLLGAGYLPVLACLGADEAGNVYNINADVVANRVAVLVDAAALVLVTDVPGVLRDISDPSSRIARITRADKARLVEDGTVTKGMIPKLEESFTAIASGVRAVHVVGNLAEGDLAAEIAEPGSKGTVLVP, encoded by the coding sequence ATGAGCGCGCCCTCGATCGAGAAGGGCCGTGCCGTGGTCGTGAAGCTCGGCGGCGAGGTCGTGCGCGGAAAGCACCTCGCCGCGATCGGCCACGATCTCGCCGAGATCGCCAAGGTTCGCCCCGTGCTCGTGGTGCACGGCGGAGGGCCTCAGGCCACCGAGCTCCAGAAGAAGCTCGGCCAGTCGCCGAACATCGTCGCGGGGCGCCGCATCACCGACGACGCCACGCTCGACGTCATGAAGATGACCGTCGCCGGGCAGGTCAACGTCGACCTGTGCCGCGCCCTCCTGGGTGCCGGCGCGCGCCCCGTCGGGCTCTCGGGCGCGAGCTCGTGTGTGATCACCGCGAAGAAGCGCCCGCCGCGCGTGGTCGACGGCGGTGGGCCCGACCCGATCGACTTCGGGCACGTGGGAGACGTGACGGGCCTCGGCGAGCACCTGCTCGGGACGTTGCTCGGCGCAGGGTATTTGCCCGTGCTCGCGTGCCTCGGGGCCGACGAGGCCGGCAACGTCTACAACATCAACGCCGACGTCGTGGCGAACCGCGTCGCCGTGCTCGTCGACGCCGCCGCCCTCGTGCTCGTCACCGACGTCCCCGGCGTGCTGCGCGACATCTCCGATCCGAGCTCGCGCATCGCCAGGATCACGCGCGCCGACAAGGCCCGCCTCGTCGAGGACGGCACCGTCACGAAGGGCATGATCCCGAAGCTCGAGGAGTCGTTCACGGCGATCGCGAGCGGCGTGCGCGCCGTGCACGTCGTCGGGAATCTCGCCGAAGGCGACCTGGCCGCCGAGATCGCCGAGCCCGGCTCCAAGGGCACGGTCCTCGTCCCGTGA
- a CDS encoding sterol desaturase family protein, which produces MSTENGTQVFSSEKSTFEAHREKVRKASMEEIPSWYSPIGHLLATAGIGAGTVAFALSRLSGVSALEAVLVPVAGFVIANGFEWRVHKDVLHKRRFPFGELFDRHTPNHHVVFVEDDMAMRETKEMRLVLIPAVGVLGAVMASAPLALAVGKLFGANAGWLMLATSGAYMATYELSHLAYHLPEDHPIGKHPLVRFMRKHHAVHHDPRVMQRKNFNVTLPLWDWLMGTMASDEPVRPRRREASRAAESAAE; this is translated from the coding sequence ATGAGCACAGAGAACGGAACGCAGGTCTTTTCGTCGGAAAAAAGCACCTTCGAGGCCCACCGGGAGAAGGTGCGCAAGGCGTCGATGGAGGAAATTCCGTCGTGGTACTCGCCGATCGGTCACCTCTTGGCGACGGCGGGGATCGGGGCGGGCACCGTCGCCTTCGCGCTCTCGCGTCTCAGCGGCGTGTCGGCGCTCGAGGCCGTGCTCGTGCCCGTCGCCGGCTTCGTCATCGCGAACGGCTTCGAGTGGCGCGTGCACAAGGACGTGCTGCACAAGCGCCGCTTCCCGTTCGGCGAGCTCTTCGATCGGCACACCCCGAACCACCACGTGGTCTTCGTCGAGGACGACATGGCCATGCGCGAGACGAAGGAGATGCGGCTCGTGCTCATCCCGGCAGTGGGCGTGCTCGGCGCCGTCATGGCCTCGGCGCCGCTCGCCCTGGCGGTCGGAAAGCTCTTCGGCGCGAACGCGGGCTGGCTCATGCTCGCGACCTCGGGGGCCTACATGGCCACGTACGAGCTCTCGCACCTCGCCTACCACCTGCCCGAGGACCACCCCATCGGAAAACACCCGCTCGTTCGCTTCATGCGGAAGCACCACGCGGTCCACCACGATCCTCGCGTGATGCAGCGAAAGAACTTCAACGTCACGCTCCCGCTTTGGGACTGGCTCATGGGCACGATGGCCTCGGACGAGCCCGTTCGCCCGCGGCGTCGCGAGGCGAGCCGCGCGGCCGAGAGCGCCGCCGAGTAG
- the hemW gene encoding radical SAM family heme chaperone HemW → MASVYVHFPYCLAKCPYCDFTSYAAKREDIDHRGYADAVLSELGRRARTLTAGDRPFVVDSVFFGGGTPSLWDPTELGRVLRGIFSVFEGRLGRDVEVTVECNPTSLDEDRARALADQGVGRLSIGTQSLDAAALKFLGRLHDPDGALAAVRAALGVPGLRVSTDLIFGLPEQSPEDASAQARTLADLGLRHVSAYQLTIEPGTRFGELAKRGRLPLADDGRVAEAFLAVDETLVASGLHHYEISNFAVPGEEARHNLGYWRGEPYLGLGCGAVGALEDDDGAYATRYRNSTSPERYVKVNQGDGRDAAATEEVERLSPETRLKERIMLGLRLARGLDLAAAAAPLGVEPFTRERERDLRDLENRGRIVRDGTVLRIPREAWLFTDDTAARLF, encoded by the coding sequence ATGGCCTCGGTCTACGTGCACTTTCCCTACTGCCTCGCGAAGTGCCCCTACTGCGACTTCACGAGCTACGCGGCCAAGCGCGAGGACATCGACCACCGCGGGTACGCCGACGCCGTCCTGTCGGAGCTCGGGCGGCGCGCACGGACGCTCACGGCGGGTGACCGTCCATTCGTGGTCGACTCGGTCTTCTTCGGCGGTGGCACGCCGAGCCTCTGGGACCCGACCGAGCTCGGGCGCGTCCTTCGAGGCATTTTTTCCGTGTTCGAGGGCCGGCTCGGCCGCGACGTCGAGGTCACCGTCGAGTGCAACCCGACCTCCCTCGACGAGGACCGCGCGCGCGCCCTCGCCGATCAGGGTGTGGGGAGGCTCTCGATCGGGACCCAGTCGCTCGACGCCGCGGCTCTGAAGTTCTTGGGGCGGCTCCACGACCCCGACGGCGCGCTCGCGGCGGTCCGCGCGGCCCTCGGGGTGCCCGGGCTGCGTGTCTCGACCGATCTCATCTTCGGCCTCCCCGAGCAGTCCCCGGAGGACGCGAGCGCCCAGGCTCGGACCCTCGCGGACCTCGGGCTCCGCCACGTCTCCGCGTACCAGCTCACGATCGAGCCCGGGACGCGCTTCGGAGAGCTCGCGAAGCGTGGGCGTCTCCCCCTCGCCGACGACGGGCGGGTCGCCGAGGCCTTCCTCGCGGTGGACGAGACCCTCGTCGCAAGTGGTCTACACCACTACGAAATCTCGAATTTCGCCGTCCCAGGAGAGGAGGCGCGGCACAACCTCGGCTATTGGAGGGGTGAGCCGTACCTCGGGCTCGGCTGCGGCGCGGTCGGCGCGCTCGAGGACGACGACGGCGCGTACGCCACACGCTACCGGAACAGCACCTCGCCCGAGCGCTACGTCAAGGTCAACCAAGGCGACGGCCGCGACGCCGCCGCGACCGAAGAGGTGGAGCGCCTCTCCCCCGAGACGCGCCTGAAGGAGCGCATCATGCTCGGGCTCAGGCTCGCGCGCGGCCTCGATCTCGCCGCCGCGGCCGCGCCCCTCGGGGTCGAGCCTTTCACACGGGAACGCGAGCGCGATCTCCGCGACCTCGAGAATCGCGGGAGAATCGTGCGGGACGGGACCGTCCTGCGCATCCCCCGCGAGGCGTGGCTCTTCACCGACGACACGGCGGCGCGCCTCTTCTGA
- a CDS encoding M20/M25/M40 family metallo-hydrolase — MGTPADDVSLYLRDHETAMRERLAELVEQNSFTDNAEGGRKVLAMLEETFAMPGLAGKRVPSTRFSDHLVLSTEGKKGAPPIALVGHYDTVFPPGTFEGIRRDGELLRGPGVLDMKGGLVVVAYALRAVAETVGLDAIAPLRVVVVADEEVGSPEGQGVIREAIRDASSCLVFEAGRKGDLVITRRKGTGGMTATAFGKAAHAGNAHKEGANAIWALARFVDRVQALTDYSRGVTVNVGKLVGGQGKNTVPDEARCEVDLRFETREDGEALEAAIRAAAAQAAESVQGTRIELGGGIGRLPLERSASSVALMESYLEAARSVGLGSGEAPLIGGGSDASTSSAMGIASIDGLGPRGIGFHTKDEQIEVATLLLKAQALARFLVARSRG, encoded by the coding sequence ATGGGAACCCCGGCCGACGACGTGTCGCTCTACCTCCGTGACCACGAGACCGCGATGCGGGAGCGCCTCGCCGAGCTCGTCGAGCAGAACTCGTTCACGGACAACGCCGAGGGTGGCCGCAAGGTGCTCGCGATGCTGGAAGAGACGTTCGCCATGCCCGGCCTCGCTGGCAAACGAGTGCCGTCGACGCGCTTCTCCGACCACCTCGTGCTCTCGACCGAAGGGAAGAAGGGCGCTCCTCCGATCGCGCTCGTCGGTCACTACGACACCGTGTTCCCGCCGGGGACCTTCGAGGGGATTCGGCGTGACGGCGAGCTCCTGCGCGGGCCCGGCGTGCTCGACATGAAGGGCGGGCTCGTGGTCGTGGCCTACGCGCTCCGGGCCGTGGCCGAGACCGTAGGGCTCGACGCGATCGCGCCGCTCCGCGTGGTGGTCGTGGCCGACGAGGAGGTGGGCTCGCCCGAGGGGCAGGGGGTCATCCGCGAGGCCATTCGCGACGCCTCGTCGTGCCTCGTGTTCGAGGCCGGTCGAAAGGGTGATCTCGTGATCACGCGGCGCAAGGGGACGGGCGGCATGACCGCCACGGCCTTCGGCAAGGCCGCGCACGCCGGAAACGCCCACAAAGAGGGCGCGAACGCGATCTGGGCGCTCGCGCGCTTCGTCGATCGCGTGCAGGCCCTCACCGACTACTCCCGCGGCGTCACGGTGAACGTGGGCAAGCTCGTGGGAGGACAGGGCAAGAACACCGTGCCGGACGAGGCTCGGTGCGAGGTCGATCTCCGCTTCGAGACGCGTGAGGACGGCGAGGCCCTCGAGGCCGCGATCCGCGCCGCGGCAGCCCAGGCGGCCGAGAGTGTGCAAGGTACACGTATCGAGCTCGGCGGGGGAATCGGGAGGCTCCCCCTCGAGCGCTCGGCGTCGAGCGTCGCGTTGATGGAGAGCTACCTCGAGGCGGCGCGCTCCGTGGGGCTCGGGTCGGGTGAGGCGCCGCTCATCGGAGGGGGCTCCGACGCGAGCACGTCCTCGGCCATGGGGATCGCCTCGATCGACGGGCTCGGGCCGCGTGGCATCGGGTTCCACACGAAGGACGAGCAAATCGAGGTAGCGACGCTCCTCCTCAAGGCCCAGGCGCTCGCCCGGTTCCTCGTCGCGCGGTCGCGCGGGTGA
- a CDS encoding bifunctional (p)ppGpp synthetase/guanosine-3',5'-bis(diphosphate) 3'-pyrophosphohydrolase, giving the protein MLAVEELIHRIRAYQPTADAELIKRAYDYSFRMHAGQMRKSGDPYFIHPASVAGTIADLKLDTASVCAGLLHDVVEDTLATTKDIEREFGDEIAQLVDGVTKLSKINFTSKEDRQAENFRKMVVAMSRDIRVLLVKLCDRVDNMRTMEHMKPEAQERISRETMEIYAPLANRLGMANFKCELEDLAFRYLEPDGYTEVSSGIQKTKNQREKYITEVCKTLSSRLAEQGFAADVSGRAKHLYSVWRKMKQNDCTIEQIHDIIAFRVIVESVSDCYAALGVIHSKWTPVPGRFKDYIALPKPNMYQSLHTTVIGPGRERVEIQIRTQDMHRVAERGIAAHWKYKERHSGGMNEDDAARFGWLKKLMEWQKDLKDPAEFLEGVKVDLFQDEVYVFTPKGDVRVFPRGATPIDFAYQIHSQLGDHITGARVNGKLESIRHKLRNGDVIEVVTSPSQQPSKDWLDYAATTSARAKIRAFLRAEHRERSFRLGKELVEREFHKASVSFSKLQKNELELKKVLEALKVSTTDELFISVGYGKIDPRAVLHAAAPPTEDGKAIEAPESIREGRLAGFVRKIVKGDDTGGIRLNGIDDVLVRYAKCCNPLPGDDILGFITRGRGITIHRRGCTKAFDTDPERRVEIQWDSKAKINRTVQLKVVTQNRVGILATVGSTFSAQGINITEANCRAGDDGRAINIFTFMCQDLNQLKNVMRALQKVAGVVGVERA; this is encoded by the coding sequence ATGCTTGCCGTAGAAGAACTGATCCACCGCATCCGGGCCTACCAGCCCACGGCCGACGCGGAGCTCATCAAGCGGGCGTACGACTACAGCTTTCGCATGCACGCCGGGCAGATGCGAAAGTCGGGCGACCCCTACTTCATCCACCCCGCGAGCGTGGCCGGCACCATCGCCGACCTCAAGCTCGACACGGCGAGCGTGTGCGCGGGCCTCCTGCACGACGTGGTCGAGGACACCCTCGCCACCACGAAGGACATCGAGCGCGAGTTCGGGGACGAGATCGCCCAGCTCGTGGACGGGGTCACCAAGCTCTCCAAGATCAACTTCACGTCCAAAGAGGACCGCCAAGCGGAGAACTTCCGCAAGATGGTCGTCGCGATGTCGCGGGACATTCGCGTGCTGCTCGTGAAGCTCTGCGACCGCGTCGACAACATGCGGACGATGGAGCACATGAAGCCCGAGGCGCAGGAGCGTATCTCTCGGGAAACCATGGAGATTTACGCCCCCCTGGCGAACCGCCTGGGCATGGCGAACTTCAAGTGCGAGCTCGAGGATCTGGCGTTTCGCTACCTCGAGCCGGACGGGTACACCGAGGTCTCGTCGGGCATCCAGAAGACGAAGAACCAGCGCGAGAAGTACATCACCGAGGTCTGCAAGACGCTCTCGAGCCGGCTCGCCGAGCAGGGCTTCGCGGCCGACGTGTCGGGTCGCGCCAAGCACCTCTACTCGGTGTGGCGCAAGATGAAGCAGAACGACTGCACCATCGAGCAGATCCACGACATCATCGCGTTCCGTGTGATCGTCGAGAGCGTGTCGGATTGTTACGCGGCCCTCGGCGTCATCCACTCGAAGTGGACCCCGGTGCCCGGGCGCTTCAAGGACTACATCGCCCTCCCGAAGCCGAACATGTACCAGTCGCTCCACACGACGGTCATCGGCCCGGGCCGCGAGCGCGTCGAGATCCAGATCCGTACGCAGGACATGCACCGCGTGGCCGAGCGAGGCATCGCGGCCCACTGGAAGTACAAAGAGCGCCACTCCGGCGGCATGAACGAGGACGACGCCGCGCGCTTCGGTTGGCTCAAGAAGCTCATGGAGTGGCAGAAGGATCTCAAGGATCCGGCCGAGTTCCTCGAGGGGGTCAAGGTCGACCTCTTCCAGGACGAGGTCTACGTCTTCACCCCGAAGGGGGACGTGCGCGTTTTTCCTCGCGGAGCGACCCCGATCGACTTCGCCTACCAGATCCACTCGCAGCTCGGCGACCACATCACCGGCGCGCGCGTGAACGGCAAGCTCGAGTCGATCCGGCACAAGCTCCGCAATGGCGACGTCATCGAGGTCGTCACGTCGCCGAGCCAGCAGCCCAGCAAGGACTGGCTCGACTACGCCGCGACGACGAGCGCGCGCGCCAAGATCCGCGCGTTCCTCCGCGCCGAGCACAGAGAGCGGAGCTTCCGGCTCGGCAAGGAGCTCGTCGAGCGCGAGTTCCACAAGGCGAGCGTCTCGTTCTCGAAGCTCCAGAAGAACGAGCTCGAGCTCAAGAAGGTGCTCGAGGCCCTCAAGGTCTCGACGACCGACGAGCTCTTCATCTCGGTCGGGTACGGCAAAATCGACCCTCGCGCGGTGCTGCACGCGGCCGCTCCCCCCACCGAGGACGGCAAGGCGATCGAGGCGCCCGAGAGCATCCGCGAGGGCAGGCTCGCCGGCTTCGTGCGCAAGATCGTCAAGGGCGACGACACCGGCGGCATTCGCCTGAACGGCATCGACGACGTGCTCGTCCGCTACGCGAAATGCTGCAACCCGCTCCCCGGGGACGACATCCTCGGCTTCATCACGCGCGGGCGTGGCATCACGATCCACAGGCGCGGATGCACCAAGGCGTTCGACACCGATCCCGAGCGTCGTGTCGAGATCCAGTGGGACTCGAAGGCCAAGATCAACCGCACCGTGCAGCTCAAGGTCGTCACGCAGAACCGCGTCGGCATCCTCGCCACGGTGGGCTCCACGTTCAGCGCCCAGGGCATCAACATCACCGAGGCGAACTGCCGCGCCGGGGACGACGGGCGCGCGATCAACATCTTCACGTTCATGTGCCAGGATCTGAACCAGCTCAAGAACGTGATGCGCGCCCTCCAGAAGGTCGCGGGCGTCGTCGGGGTCGAGCGCGCCTGA